A single window of Pseudoduganella plicata DNA harbors:
- a CDS encoding EAL and HDOD domain-containing protein, with product MHQTHFLLREPLLDPHQRVVGYELTWQHNAGVAPTQAELEDLVGFVAGQVNDPERGWLLRDKTLFLEAVPAMLSTDALYNLPPQHTVLSIATRELANPDTLAAVRALRAGDVGILLRNCDIARAGNRLPGICSYVEVRFTGADVASQARTYAALKQSSVRMVGRPVATWADFDACAALGIDAFVGKLHLTPRPGTETKGLNPAQTVILQLMQMVNANADVAKLESVLKRDAALSYKLLRYINSAGFGIGREIQSLKQAITLLGYQPLYRWLTLLLATASTSGYSPVLLETAVVRGRLAELLSVEKLGRAEAENVFVAGMFSLLDRLLGLPMKEVLETIQLSDEVVEALLERGGRYGPYLALAEACELNSTLVSSLAATLNVTPADVNKAHLSALAWTQNVTA from the coding sequence ATGCACCAGACCCATTTCCTCCTGCGTGAGCCGCTGCTGGACCCGCACCAGCGCGTGGTCGGCTACGAGCTTACCTGGCAGCACAATGCCGGTGTCGCGCCCACGCAGGCCGAGCTGGAGGACCTGGTCGGCTTTGTCGCCGGGCAGGTCAACGATCCCGAGCGCGGCTGGCTGTTGCGCGACAAGACCCTGTTCCTCGAGGCGGTGCCGGCGATGCTCTCGACCGATGCGCTGTACAACCTCCCGCCGCAACACACCGTGCTGTCGATCGCCACGCGCGAGCTGGCCAATCCCGACACGCTGGCCGCCGTGCGCGCGTTGCGGGCAGGCGACGTCGGCATCCTGCTGCGCAACTGCGATATCGCCCGCGCCGGCAACCGGCTGCCAGGGATCTGCTCCTATGTGGAAGTGCGTTTCACGGGCGCCGATGTGGCATCCCAGGCCCGTACGTATGCGGCGCTGAAGCAGTCGTCGGTACGGATGGTGGGGCGGCCCGTGGCAACCTGGGCCGACTTCGACGCCTGTGCCGCGCTGGGCATCGATGCGTTTGTCGGCAAGCTGCACCTGACGCCCCGTCCCGGCACGGAGACGAAGGGGCTGAACCCGGCCCAGACCGTCATCCTGCAGCTGATGCAGATGGTGAACGCGAATGCGGACGTGGCGAAACTGGAGAGCGTGCTCAAGCGCGACGCGGCACTGTCATACAAACTGCTGCGCTACATCAACTCCGCCGGCTTCGGTATCGGCCGCGAGATCCAGTCGCTGAAACAGGCTATCACCCTGCTGGGCTACCAGCCGCTGTACCGCTGGCTGACGTTACTGCTGGCCACGGCCAGCACGTCCGGCTATTCGCCCGTGCTGCTGGAAACGGCTGTCGTGCGCGGCCGCCTGGCCGAACTGCTGAGCGTGGAAAAACTCGGCCGAGCGGAGGCGGAAAACGTCTTCGTCGCCGGCATGTTCTCGCTGCTGGACCGATTGCTCGGACTGCCGATGAAGGAGGTGCTGGAAACGATTCAGCTGTCCGACGAGGTAGTCGAAGCGCTGCTGGAGCGGGGCGGACGCTACGGCCCGTATCTCGCGCTGGCCGAAGCGTGCGAGCTGAACTCGACGCTCGTATCGTCGCTGGCTGCCACCCTGAACGTCACCCCGGCGGACGTCAACAAAGCCCACCTGTCCGCGCTCGCGTGGACGCAGAACGTCACCGCCTGA
- the cheZ gene encoding protein phosphatase CheZ: protein MVEQAVGALAGATVGDPNEEFLSRIGHMTRALHENLRGLGLDKLIEKAASDIPDARDRLDYVARLSEDAAQKVLNATDEAGPLQDGIHRDAKALTASWQALLDGQGGQGSQGDWRELAQRTIAALDSASDATVVTKGHLMDIMMAQDFQDLTGQVIKRVTSIAQNLEKQLVQTLIDFAPEELKKELDTGLLNGPQIDASAEGVVADQGQVDDLLDSLGF from the coding sequence ATGGTCGAGCAAGCAGTCGGAGCGTTAGCGGGCGCGACCGTGGGGGATCCCAACGAGGAGTTCCTGTCGCGCATCGGGCACATGACCCGTGCGCTGCACGAGAACCTGCGTGGCCTGGGCCTGGACAAACTGATCGAGAAAGCGGCGTCCGACATTCCCGACGCACGCGACCGCCTCGACTACGTGGCACGCCTGAGCGAAGACGCGGCGCAGAAGGTGTTGAATGCCACGGACGAGGCGGGTCCGCTGCAGGACGGGATCCATCGCGACGCCAAGGCGCTGACGGCTTCCTGGCAGGCACTGCTGGACGGCCAGGGCGGCCAGGGCAGCCAGGGCGACTGGCGCGAACTGGCGCAGCGCACGATTGCGGCGCTGGATTCGGCATCGGACGCTACCGTGGTCACGAAAGGCCACCTGATGGACATCATGATGGCGCAGGATTTCCAGGACCTGACGGGCCAGGTGATCAAGCGCGTCACGTCGATTGCCCAGAACCTGGAAAAGCAGCTGGTGCAGACGCTGATCGATTTCGCGCCCGAGGAACTGAAAAAGGAACTCGATACCGGTTTGCTGAACGGTCCGCAGATCGACGCAAGTGCCGAAGGCGTAGTGGCCGACCAGGGCCAGGTCGACGACCTGCTGGACAGCCTGGGCTTCTGA
- the cheY gene encoding chemotaxis response regulator CheY, with translation MADPKMKFLVVDDFSTMRRIVRNLLKELGYANVDEAEDGVMALAKLRAEQFDFVVSDWNMPNMDGLTMLQNIRADPALAKLPVLMVTAEAKKENIIAAAQAGANGYVVKPFTAATLDEKLNKIFEKLGA, from the coding sequence TTTTAGTTGTTGACGACTTCTCGACGATGCGCCGCATCGTCCGGAATCTGTTGAAAGAACTGGGTTATGCCAATGTGGACGAAGCGGAAGACGGCGTCATGGCGCTGGCGAAGCTGCGTGCCGAGCAGTTCGACTTCGTCGTGTCCGACTGGAACATGCCGAACATGGACGGCCTGACGATGCTGCAGAATATTCGCGCCGATCCCGCGCTGGCCAAGCTGCCGGTTCTGATGGTGACCGCCGAGGCGAAGAAGGAAAACATCATCGCGGCCGCGCAGGCGGGCGCCAACGGCTACGTCGTCAAGCCTTTCACGGCCGCGACGCTGGACGAAAAACTGAACAAGATCTTTGAAAAGCTCGGAGCCTGA